In Leptodesmis sichuanensis A121, the following are encoded in one genomic region:
- a CDS encoding VOC family protein, with protein sequence MQLLACLHTAILVSDLEKAEQFYGSILGLPRVDRNLKFPGIWYEIAGYQLHLMIGETPELYNAERWGRNRHIAFSVTDLNAAKEQLLAHNCPVQMSASGRPALFTQDPDGNVIEISQGAMRKRWL encoded by the coding sequence ATGCAACTTCTGGCCTGTCTGCATACTGCGATTCTGGTTTCCGATCTGGAAAAAGCGGAACAGTTTTATGGTTCGATTTTGGGACTACCAAGGGTCGATCGCAATCTCAAATTTCCAGGAATCTGGTATGAGATCGCAGGCTATCAGCTTCACCTGATGATCGGAGAAACACCAGAGTTATACAATGCTGAGAGATGGGGCCGCAATCGCCATATTGCCTTCTCAGTCACTGATTTGAATGCGGCTAAGGAGCAGCTTCTAGCCCATAATTGTCCCGTGCAAATGAGCGCTTCAGGCCGTCCTGCTTTATTTACACAAGATCCTGATGGCAATGTGATTGAAATCAGTCAGGGTGCGATGCGAAAAAGATGGCTTTGA
- a CDS encoding cyclase family protein, producing MLSPLAGSSPDYSTPLFIEVKTARRSLDLQADLQEMIMPLVVIDVHEKVVQKPDYTITMAEIKVWEAKHGLISDRTADIKLRSEL from the coding sequence TTGCTTTCTCCTCTGGCTGGCAGTAGCCCTGATTATTCCACACCCCTTTTTATAGAGGTAAAAACTGCACGACGTTCGCTAGATCTTCAGGCTGACCTGCAGGAGATGATCATGCCTTTGGTAGTGATCGACGTGCATGAAAAAGTGGTTCAGAAGCCGGATTACACGATTACGATGGCAGAGATCAAAGTCTGGGAAGCCAAGCATGGCCTGATTTCAGATCGAACTGCGGATATCAAGTTGCGCTCCGAACTGTAA